The proteins below are encoded in one region of Methanomassiliicoccus luminyensis B10:
- a CDS encoding tRNA-binding protein encodes MATFDDFLKLDTRVGEIVQCEAFAKAKKPAYKLLVDFGDDIGIKRSSAQITELYRADELIGRQVLGIVNFPPRQVADLMSEVLVLGVYSRNGVVLVAPQQKVEKGDKLG; translated from the coding sequence GTGGCAACATTTGACGACTTTTTGAAGCTTGATACAAGAGTGGGAGAGATCGTTCAATGCGAGGCGTTTGCAAAAGCAAAAAAGCCTGCCTACAAGCTATTGGTCGATTTTGGGGACGATATAGGGATAAAAAGGTCCAGCGCGCAGATAACTGAGCTATACAGAGCGGACGAATTGATCGGCAGGCAGGTCCTGGGCATTGTGAACTTTCCTCCACGGCAGGTCGCGGACCTCATGTCGGAGGTCCTTGTGCTTGGCGTCTATTCCCGCAATGGGGTCGTCCTCGTTGCGCCTCAGCAAAAGGTTGAAAAGGGCGATAAACTGGGATGA
- a CDS encoding alpha,alpha-trehalose-phosphate synthase (UDP-forming) produces the protein MSGSGKLVLISNREPYVHERTKKGVKCKVPPGGVVTAIDPVMQATGGTWIAWGSGNADMEVSDPRGRIAVPPEDPKYTLRRVWLSTKEVADYYLGFSNRVLWPICHMFQENAQFNKSYWEAYKRVNEKFAAAAVEEMDQGSNVWVQDVHFSLVPSMIRAKVPDASIAMFWHIPFPAVETFACIPWRNEILKGLLDADLIGFHTHAYAGNFLSTVRREFPDASVTDDAIELDGHVTKVRAIPIGIDFGTYRAKGEEEVVHKRAAKLRRKMDVERVLLGVDRLDYTKGILNRFLAFERFLDSNPKYMGKVSFVQVASPSRSLIHEYREMKRQVEETVGRINGRFQTPNWTPIVYINRHIPSDELLVLYELADVAMVTPVIDGMNLVAKEYVTVNDQGALILSEFAGASEEMKDALIVNPYDVEMTSRAILSALTMPEEERTRHIDSLRSVVREHDIYWWLDTFFQEWGMDLKSSRPRNGTE, from the coding sequence ATGAGCGGGTCCGGGAAACTGGTATTGATTTCTAATAGGGAACCCTATGTGCACGAGAGGACCAAGAAGGGTGTGAAGTGCAAGGTTCCGCCCGGCGGCGTGGTCACCGCCATAGACCCGGTCATGCAGGCCACCGGAGGCACCTGGATAGCCTGGGGGAGCGGCAACGCCGACATGGAGGTCAGCGACCCCCGGGGAAGGATCGCGGTGCCGCCGGAGGACCCCAAGTACACTTTGCGACGGGTGTGGCTGTCCACCAAGGAAGTGGCGGACTACTACTTGGGGTTCAGCAACCGAGTGCTGTGGCCGATCTGCCACATGTTCCAGGAGAATGCCCAGTTCAACAAGTCGTACTGGGAGGCGTACAAGCGCGTGAACGAGAAGTTCGCGGCCGCGGCCGTCGAGGAGATGGACCAGGGTAGCAACGTGTGGGTGCAGGACGTCCATTTCTCGCTGGTGCCGTCGATGATACGGGCCAAGGTCCCCGATGCCAGCATAGCGATGTTTTGGCACATCCCCTTCCCGGCGGTGGAGACGTTCGCCTGCATCCCTTGGAGGAATGAGATATTAAAAGGGCTGCTGGACGCTGACCTCATCGGTTTCCATACCCATGCCTACGCTGGCAACTTCCTGAGCACGGTCCGGAGGGAGTTCCCGGACGCTTCTGTCACCGACGATGCGATCGAGCTGGACGGTCATGTGACCAAGGTCAGGGCGATACCGATTGGCATCGACTTCGGGACCTACCGGGCCAAGGGGGAGGAGGAAGTGGTGCACAAGCGAGCGGCCAAGCTGCGCCGGAAGATGGACGTGGAGCGCGTCCTGCTGGGAGTGGACCGCCTCGACTACACCAAGGGCATCCTGAACCGCTTCCTGGCCTTCGAGAGGTTCCTGGACAGCAATCCCAAGTACATGGGGAAGGTGTCGTTCGTCCAGGTGGCGTCGCCCAGCCGCTCCCTGATCCACGAGTACCGGGAGATGAAGAGGCAGGTGGAGGAGACGGTGGGCCGGATCAACGGCAGGTTCCAGACACCCAACTGGACCCCTATCGTGTACATCAACCGCCACATCCCCTCCGACGAGCTGCTGGTGCTGTACGAGCTGGCCGACGTGGCGATGGTGACGCCGGTCATCGACGGCATGAACCTGGTGGCCAAGGAGTACGTCACCGTCAATGACCAGGGCGCCCTCATCCTCAGCGAGTTCGCCGGGGCCAGCGAGGAGATGAAGGATGCCTTGATAGTCAACCCGTATGATGTCGAGATGACCTCCCGGGCCATCCTCAGCGCCCTGACCATGCCCGAAGAGGAAAGGACGCGGCACATTGATTCCCTCCGCTCGGTGGTCCGGGAGCATGATATCTATTGGTGGCTGGACACCTTCTTCCAGGAGTGGGGGATGGACCTCAAGAGCTCCCGCCCCCGGAACGGGACGGAGTGA
- a CDS encoding isocitrate/isopropylmalate dehydrogenase family protein produces the protein MKRAVIIEGDGIGPEVIASAVQVLEAVSPGLEMVEGCMGLQCHTRTGSYLPQSTIDLLNDSDAALFGAITSPADRADYRSPLLSLRKSMDLYANIRPVKRLHPSVGLVDLDVVIVRENTEGMYTGEEREVPGGIVTERKVTEYACRRIVDKAIELCRADGGKKVTCVHKSNVLRRSDGLFREVFLDRMKGSGLEASELLVDAAAAALVSQPRKLDFLVTLNLYGDILSDEAAALAGGLGFAPSVNLGEKFALFEPTHGSAPDIAGMDLANPTAAILSAAMMLRYLGSGNAADRVEKAVPAALEQGIRTRDAGGSLGTREFTRRYLEVLSSC, from the coding sequence ATGAAGCGGGCCGTCATCATAGAAGGCGACGGCATCGGTCCCGAGGTCATCGCCTCGGCCGTGCAGGTGCTGGAAGCTGTTTCCCCCGGCCTGGAGATGGTCGAGGGGTGCATGGGGCTGCAGTGCCATACGAGAACAGGCTCCTACCTTCCCCAGAGCACCATAGACCTGCTGAACGACAGCGACGCCGCCCTGTTCGGGGCCATCACCTCGCCCGCTGACAGGGCCGATTACCGGTCCCCGCTGCTGTCACTCCGCAAGAGCATGGACCTGTACGCCAACATCCGGCCGGTGAAGAGGCTTCACCCCTCCGTGGGCCTGGTGGACCTCGACGTGGTCATCGTGAGGGAGAACACCGAGGGCATGTACACCGGCGAGGAGAGGGAGGTCCCGGGGGGCATCGTCACCGAGCGCAAGGTCACCGAGTACGCATGCCGGCGCATCGTGGACAAGGCCATCGAGCTTTGCCGCGCCGACGGGGGGAAGAAAGTTACATGCGTGCACAAGTCCAACGTCCTTCGCCGCTCCGACGGCCTGTTCAGGGAGGTCTTCCTGGACCGCATGAAGGGGTCCGGCCTCGAGGCCAGCGAGCTCTTGGTGGACGCCGCCGCCGCGGCGCTGGTATCGCAGCCCCGGAAGCTGGATTTCCTCGTGACCCTGAATCTGTACGGGGACATCCTGTCCGACGAGGCGGCCGCGCTGGCGGGCGGCCTGGGCTTCGCCCCGTCCGTCAACCTGGGAGAGAAGTTCGCCCTGTTCGAGCCGACCCACGGTTCCGCCCCGGACATCGCCGGGATGGATCTGGCCAACCCCACGGCCGCCATACTCTCCGCGGCCATGATGCTCCGCTACCTAGGCAGCGGGAACGCAGCGGACAGGGTAGAGAAAGCGGTGCCCGCAGCGCTGGAGCAGGGGATCAGGACCAGGGACGCCGGCGGGAGCCTGGGCACCCGGGAGTTCACCCGGCGATATCTTGAGGTCCTTTCCTCTTGCTGA
- a CDS encoding deoxyhypusine synthase produces the protein MKAKRPVKDIKLDQPMTVDSLIRQMGSSGGFTGRKLAEAVDIVEEMVRKDDCITFLSFPACIMATGTRGVIVELVKRKLVDVIITTCGTLDHDLARVWKSYYHGDFLMDDVKLHKEGVNRLGNVLVPNSSYGTILERKLQPMFRQIMKDRTTISTRELIDEVGARVDDENSLVHWCHRNNVPMFVPGITDGSFGSQMWMYWQDHRKTTMNLFQDEQDLMDIIFTAKEAGAIMIGGGISKHHTIWWSQFRGGLDHAVYLTTAVEYDGSLSGAQVREAVSWGKVKETADHVTVEGDATIALPIIVASLVERLESE, from the coding sequence ATGAAGGCAAAAAGACCCGTTAAGGACATCAAGCTCGACCAGCCCATGACCGTCGATTCGCTCATCCGCCAGATGGGAAGCTCCGGCGGCTTCACCGGCAGGAAGCTGGCCGAGGCCGTGGACATCGTCGAGGAGATGGTCCGAAAGGACGATTGCATCACCTTCCTGTCGTTCCCCGCCTGCATCATGGCAACCGGGACCAGGGGCGTCATCGTCGAGTTGGTGAAGAGGAAGCTCGTCGACGTAATCATAACCACCTGCGGCACTCTGGACCACGATCTGGCCAGGGTGTGGAAGTCCTACTACCACGGCGACTTCCTGATGGACGACGTAAAGCTGCACAAGGAAGGCGTCAACCGCCTGGGCAACGTCCTGGTACCCAACTCCAGCTACGGGACCATACTGGAGAGGAAGCTTCAGCCGATGTTCCGGCAGATCATGAAGGACCGTACCACCATCTCCACCCGCGAGCTGATCGACGAGGTCGGCGCCCGTGTGGACGACGAGAATTCCCTGGTCCACTGGTGCCACCGCAACAATGTTCCCATGTTCGTGCCGGGGATCACCGACGGCTCCTTCGGGAGCCAGATGTGGATGTACTGGCAGGACCATCGGAAGACCACCATGAACCTGTTCCAGGACGAGCAGGACCTCATGGACATCATATTCACGGCCAAGGAGGCCGGCGCCATCATGATCGGGGGCGGCATCTCCAAGCACCATACCATCTGGTGGAGCCAGTTCCGGGGCGGCCTGGACCACGCCGTCTACCTCACCACCGCGGTGGAGTACGACGGCTCCCTGTCCGGCGCGCAGGTGCGCGAGGCCGTATCGTGGGGGAAGGTCAAGGAGACCGCCGATCACGTTACCGTGGAGGGGGACGCTACCATCGCGCTGCCCATCATAGTCGCCAGCTTGGTAGAGAGGCTGGAGTCCGAATGA
- a CDS encoding inorganic phosphate transporter translates to MVLVALAVVVVTAVFAFTNGFQDSASSVATMIAAGAATPRQGVLFSALFNFIGAVLGGSAVAFTVQGLVSVNVGIELAAVLLAAVVSATAWNLVTWWFGLPSSSTHALVGGLVGAGIAAAGAGSVSWGLAELANGQLTGISKVVALLLLSVLAGFLGGYLVKKLSLGLLRNAKRGINGPIRKSQFLTVAALAFAHGANDSQKQMGVMTMALLSAGLVATASIPVEVRLLCALMVGLGTIGGGWKIMKTLGRKIYRIKPVDSLGSQIASVATIVGSTLAGAPVSSNQVVSSSVMGVGAAENARLVQWSVGKQMVVSWFITIPAAALLSSLIFIMLEVLIGG, encoded by the coding sequence GTGGTCCTGGTAGCCCTGGCGGTCGTCGTCGTCACCGCTGTATTCGCCTTCACCAACGGGTTCCAGGACTCCGCTTCGTCGGTGGCGACCATGATCGCTGCCGGGGCCGCCACCCCTCGGCAGGGGGTGCTGTTCTCCGCGCTCTTCAATTTCATAGGCGCGGTCCTGGGAGGGAGCGCCGTTGCCTTCACCGTGCAAGGCCTGGTCTCCGTGAACGTGGGCATTGAGCTAGCCGCGGTGCTCCTGGCCGCGGTGGTGTCGGCCACCGCCTGGAACCTGGTCACCTGGTGGTTCGGGCTGCCGTCGTCATCCACCCATGCCCTGGTGGGCGGTCTGGTGGGCGCGGGCATCGCCGCGGCGGGGGCCGGCAGTGTGTCCTGGGGGCTCGCCGAGCTGGCGAACGGTCAGCTCACTGGCATCTCCAAAGTGGTGGCGCTGCTGCTCCTCTCGGTCCTGGCCGGTTTCCTGGGCGGGTACCTGGTCAAGAAGCTGAGCCTGGGCCTGCTGCGCAACGCCAAGCGGGGCATCAACGGTCCGATAAGGAAAAGCCAGTTCCTCACCGTGGCCGCCCTGGCCTTCGCCCACGGGGCCAACGATTCCCAGAAACAGATGGGGGTGATGACCATGGCCCTGCTCTCCGCGGGACTGGTGGCGACCGCGAGCATCCCGGTGGAGGTAAGGCTTCTGTGCGCTCTAATGGTGGGCTTGGGGACCATCGGCGGCGGATGGAAGATCATGAAGACCCTGGGCCGTAAGATCTACCGGATCAAGCCCGTCGACAGCCTGGGCTCCCAGATAGCTTCGGTGGCGACCATCGTAGGCTCGACCCTGGCGGGAGCGCCGGTATCGTCCAATCAGGTGGTCTCGTCCAGCGTCATGGGGGTGGGAGCGGCCGAGAACGCCCGGCTGGTCCAGTGGTCGGTGGGGAAGCAGATGGTGGTGTCGTGGTTCATCACTATCCCCGCGGCCGCCCTGTTGTCCTCGCTCATTTTCATTATGCTGGAAGTGCTTATAGGGGGATGA
- a CDS encoding DUF47 domain-containing protein gives MDEGRGLKRGGIIDSIFPPKYDFQGMVRDQADMAKEGVRALVDWLKDGSMSSPDTLISIEQKADDARHLMEEKLMEAFSTPFDRQDIYSLARQIDYILNYSLSTAQEMRAFELPPDGAIMGMAMALQYGTASVAEAVRIVGTETSHVDRMVKEMRRAEREIEAIYIESMSSVFNNDDPILAMKKREVYHHLKDAGRTLSVTIDVLHRIVVGIA, from the coding sequence ATGGACGAGGGCAGAGGGTTGAAAAGGGGAGGAATAATCGACTCCATATTCCCGCCGAAGTACGACTTCCAAGGCATGGTCAGAGACCAGGCCGACATGGCCAAGGAGGGGGTCCGCGCCCTGGTGGACTGGCTCAAGGATGGGAGCATGTCCTCCCCCGACACGCTGATCTCGATCGAGCAGAAGGCCGACGATGCCAGGCACCTGATGGAGGAGAAGCTCATGGAGGCATTCTCCACCCCCTTCGACCGTCAGGACATATACTCTCTGGCGAGGCAGATCGATTATATCCTTAATTACTCCCTCTCCACCGCCCAGGAGATGAGGGCCTTCGAGCTGCCGCCCGACGGGGCGATAATGGGCATGGCGATGGCCCTTCAGTACGGGACCGCATCGGTGGCCGAGGCCGTGCGCATCGTGGGGACCGAGACCTCCCACGTGGACCGCATGGTCAAGGAGATGCGCCGCGCCGAGCGCGAAATAGAGGCGATATACATCGAAAGCATGAGTTCGGTGTTCAATAACGACGATCCCATATTGGCTATGAAGAAGAGGGAGGTGTACCACCACCTCAAGGACGCCGGGAGGACCCTGAGCGTCACCATTGACGTTCTGCACCGCATCGTGGTGGGCATCGCCTGA
- a CDS encoding sodium-translocating pyrophosphatase, producing MEIDALVYLIPIAGIIGLLIAVLLTRIVLRKDTGTPEMKAIGDAIREGAMAYLARQYKTIAVISVILAVIIAIALRWEIAVAFLLGAGFSCLSGYIGMYVSVNSNIRTASGARRSLNEALQTSFRGGAVSGLAVIALSLLGVAGIFFLYLLFVVPEPLTSPLGYGLESWHVVETLNLAVGYAFGASFAALFAQLGGGIYTKAADVGADLVGKVEAGIPEDDPRNPAVIADLVGDNVGDCAGRGADLFESTAAENIGAMILGAAIFGFTGNANWVFFPLVVMAFCLLASIVGIFLVKLRNENEEPMRALNRGYYVTAVIAAIGIYFLSDYMLGTWHFFVCAVIGIILSIAIVFITQYYTSGSYRPVREIARNSETGPATNIISGFSIGLETTAAPIIAIAIALLSSYFVGQEAAYALLTNPGANEVFIFGLFGTAAATMGMLATAGFVLAMDTFGPITDNAGGIIEMSQQPDEIRNRTDKLDSVGNTTKALTKGYALGSAALAAFLLFAAFFQEVAVKLNQPLLEVFRVDLAQPPVFVAALIGGMLVFLFSSLAIRAVGNAAGDMINEVRRQFKEKPGILAGTEKPDYAQCVDISTKGALKAMILPGILPVVTPILVGLIWRFAYPDAAAQMSVQAVGGFLMVATITGILMAIVLNNGGGAWDNAKKYIESGHHGGKKSPAHAAAVVGDTVGDPFKDTAGPSLHVLVKLLSTITLVFASLFIIT from the coding sequence ATGGAAATTGACGCATTGGTTTATCTTATACCAATAGCGGGGATAATCGGTCTGCTCATCGCGGTCCTCCTTACCAGGATAGTCCTGAGGAAGGATACCGGCACCCCTGAAATGAAGGCCATAGGGGATGCCATCCGCGAGGGAGCGATGGCCTATTTGGCCCGCCAGTACAAGACGATCGCCGTGATTAGCGTGATCCTTGCTGTGATCATCGCTATCGCATTGAGGTGGGAGATCGCTGTCGCGTTCCTGTTGGGCGCGGGCTTCTCGTGCCTCTCCGGGTACATCGGGATGTATGTATCCGTAAACTCCAACATCCGGACCGCCAGCGGCGCGAGGAGGAGCCTCAACGAGGCCCTGCAGACCTCCTTCCGCGGCGGCGCCGTTTCCGGTCTCGCCGTGATCGCTTTGAGCCTTCTCGGCGTCGCGGGCATATTCTTCCTCTACCTCCTGTTCGTGGTTCCCGAGCCCCTCACCAGCCCGCTTGGGTATGGCTTGGAATCCTGGCATGTGGTGGAGACCCTGAACCTGGCCGTCGGGTATGCCTTCGGTGCATCCTTTGCTGCGCTGTTCGCCCAACTGGGCGGCGGCATCTACACCAAGGCCGCCGATGTCGGTGCTGACCTGGTCGGAAAGGTCGAGGCCGGCATCCCCGAGGACGATCCCCGGAACCCCGCTGTCATCGCTGACCTGGTCGGCGACAACGTGGGCGACTGCGCCGGCCGTGGTGCCGACCTGTTCGAGTCCACCGCCGCTGAGAACATCGGCGCCATGATCCTCGGTGCCGCCATCTTCGGCTTCACTGGGAACGCCAACTGGGTGTTCTTCCCTCTGGTGGTCATGGCCTTCTGCCTGCTGGCTTCCATCGTCGGCATATTCCTCGTCAAACTGAGGAATGAGAACGAAGAGCCCATGAGGGCCCTGAACCGCGGGTACTATGTCACCGCCGTCATCGCCGCGATAGGCATATACTTCCTGTCCGACTACATGCTGGGCACCTGGCACTTCTTCGTTTGCGCTGTCATCGGCATAATCCTGTCGATCGCCATCGTGTTCATCACCCAGTATTACACCTCGGGCAGCTACAGGCCCGTGCGCGAGATCGCTAGGAACTCCGAGACCGGCCCGGCCACCAATATCATCTCTGGCTTCTCCATCGGTCTCGAGACCACCGCTGCGCCGATCATCGCCATCGCGATCGCTCTCCTGTCCTCCTACTTCGTGGGGCAGGAAGCCGCCTACGCCCTGCTGACCAACCCCGGCGCCAACGAGGTCTTCATCTTCGGCCTGTTCGGCACCGCAGCAGCAACCATGGGTATGCTGGCCACCGCCGGATTCGTACTGGCCATGGATACTTTCGGGCCGATCACCGACAACGCCGGCGGCATCATAGAGATGTCCCAGCAGCCCGATGAGATCCGCAACAGGACCGACAAGCTCGACTCGGTCGGCAACACCACCAAGGCCCTCACCAAGGGATATGCTCTGGGGTCCGCAGCCCTCGCCGCGTTCCTGCTGTTCGCCGCCTTCTTCCAGGAGGTCGCGGTAAAGCTGAACCAGCCTCTGCTCGAGGTCTTCAGAGTCGACCTGGCCCAGCCCCCGGTGTTCGTTGCCGCCCTCATCGGCGGCATGCTGGTGTTCCTGTTCTCCTCCCTGGCCATCCGCGCTGTCGGCAACGCTGCCGGCGACATGATCAATGAGGTCAGGAGGCAGTTCAAGGAGAAGCCCGGCATTCTTGCCGGGACCGAGAAGCCGGACTACGCCCAGTGCGTGGACATCTCCACCAAGGGCGCCCTGAAGGCCATGATCCTGCCGGGCATCCTTCCGGTGGTCACACCCATCCTGGTCGGTCTTATCTGGCGCTTCGCCTACCCCGATGCGGCCGCTCAGATGTCGGTACAGGCGGTCGGCGGCTTCCTAATGGTCGCCACCATCACCGGTATCCTCATGGCCATCGTGCTCAACAACGGCGGCGGTGCCTGGGACAACGCCAAGAAATACATCGAGTCCGGGCACCACGGCGGGAAGAAGTCCCCCGCGCACGCTGCCGCTGTGGTCGGTGACACCGTCGGCGACCCCTTCAAGGACACCGCCGGTCCGTCCCTGCACGTGCTGGTCAAGCTGCTGTCCACCATAACATTGGTGTTCGCGAGCTTGTTCATCATAACGTGA
- a CDS encoding DNA-directed RNA polymerase — MYLLTTKEKVVRIPPEKLGDDLTDVINQLSWESFEGRIEGSDSLTVLVSKIEPQGPGRIVHGDGAIYQKVKFDSLVFRPQLQEVIEGTVVEVLKFGAFVRFGPLDGLLHISQIMDDRIDIDPDNGRLMGKDTKRDLKVGDKVRARIVALSLNERSPRESKIGLTMRQPGLGKLEWIEEDRNKVAGGSA, encoded by the coding sequence ATGTATTTGCTTACAACGAAGGAGAAGGTCGTACGCATACCCCCAGAAAAACTGGGGGACGATCTCACTGACGTTATAAACCAGCTGAGCTGGGAGTCCTTCGAGGGCAGGATCGAGGGGAGCGATTCCCTCACCGTCCTGGTGTCCAAGATAGAGCCCCAGGGTCCTGGACGTATAGTCCACGGCGACGGCGCCATCTACCAGAAGGTCAAGTTCGACAGCCTGGTGTTCCGCCCCCAGCTCCAGGAGGTCATCGAAGGGACCGTAGTGGAGGTGCTGAAGTTCGGTGCCTTCGTCCGCTTCGGCCCGCTCGACGGTCTCCTTCACATCAGCCAGATAATGGACGACCGCATCGATATCGACCCTGACAACGGCCGCTTGATGGGCAAGGATACCAAGCGTGACCTCAAAGTCGGGGACAAGGTGCGGGCGCGCATAGTGGCCCTTAGCCTGAACGAGAGGAGCCCGCGCGAGTCCAAGATCGGCCTGACCATGAGACAGCCCGGACTGGGCAAGCTGGAGTGGATCGAGGAAGATCGGAATAAGGTGGCCGGGGGTTCCGCATGA
- the spt4 gene encoding transcription elongation factor subunit Spt4, whose translation MKVQRACKHCSYITEEDTCPLCSNPTSKDWQGYVIIVDHTRSEIAQRMGIHVNGKFALKVR comes from the coding sequence ATGAAGGTACAAAGGGCCTGCAAGCACTGCAGCTACATCACCGAGGAAGACACCTGCCCGCTGTGCAGCAACCCGACGTCCAAGGACTGGCAGGGCTATGTCATCATCGTAGACCACACCCGGTCGGAGATAGCGCAACGGATGGGTATTCATGTCAACGGTAAGTTCGCCCTCAAGGTGCGCTGA
- a CDS encoding DUF359 domain-containing protein: MREELSTGFGHLVKLEGLAAEFEGCEMLMAVGDMVSFTLLENGYKPNLVIYDLKTERKHYTPLASKLVSLIGEDVVVRNPAGQITAELVRAISEALNRNVPTKLRVEGEEDLAALACAAMAPLGSCLMYGVPGKGMALVRIDQEVAGRARSMIYAMEELN; this comes from the coding sequence ATGAGGGAGGAGCTGAGCACCGGTTTCGGTCACCTCGTCAAGCTCGAAGGGCTTGCCGCGGAGTTCGAAGGATGCGAGATGCTCATGGCGGTCGGAGACATGGTCTCTTTCACCCTGCTGGAGAACGGCTACAAGCCTAACCTGGTCATATACGACCTCAAGACCGAGCGGAAGCACTATACCCCTCTCGCTTCCAAGCTGGTCTCGCTCATCGGCGAGGACGTAGTGGTCAGGAACCCCGCGGGACAGATAACGGCCGAGCTGGTCCGTGCGATCAGCGAAGCATTGAACAGGAACGTTCCAACCAAGCTACGGGTCGAAGGGGAGGAGGACCTGGCCGCGCTGGCCTGCGCGGCGATGGCACCCCTGGGCTCCTGCTTGATGTACGGCGTCCCCGGAAAGGGGATGGCCCTGGTGAGGATCGACCAAGAGGTCGCAGGCCGAGCAAGATCAATGATATACGCGATGGAGGAATTGAATTGA
- a CDS encoding 30S ribosomal protein S24e, protein MNVEVVSKTENKLMDRVEVTFKATHTGESTPARDAVRTSLAGALNVQKERVVVSEMHSEYGLGSTDGAAKVYSSAESASKHERNYMLVRNGLAQKKEKKKAAPAAKKKK, encoded by the coding sequence TTGAACGTAGAAGTCGTCAGCAAGACCGAGAACAAACTTATGGACAGGGTCGAGGTCACATTCAAGGCCACCCACACCGGGGAGTCCACCCCTGCCAGGGACGCTGTCAGGACCTCCCTGGCCGGAGCCCTGAACGTCCAGAAGGAGAGGGTCGTGGTCTCGGAGATGCACTCCGAGTACGGCCTGGGCTCCACCGACGGCGCTGCCAAAGTGTACAGCTCCGCCGAGAGTGCCAGCAAGCATGAGCGCAACTACATGCTGGTGAGGAACGGCCTCGCCCAGAAGAAAGAGAAGAAGAAGGCGGCCCCCGCGGCCAAGAAGAAAAAGTGA
- a CDS encoding 30S ribosomal protein S27ae yields the protein MADDKKKAAPAAKKGAAPKEATSKKNYYAVEGAKLERKRKNCPKCGPGVFLGEHKDRTTCGKCGYTEFKGKK from the coding sequence ATGGCAGACGACAAGAAGAAGGCGGCCCCCGCGGCCAAGAAGGGCGCCGCGCCCAAGGAAGCGACCTCCAAGAAGAACTACTACGCCGTGGAAGGCGCCAAGCTGGAGAGGAAGAGGAAGAACTGCCCCAAGTGCGGACCCGGCGTATTCCTGGGCGAGCACAAGGACCGGACCACCTGCGGCAAGTGCGGGTACACCGAGTTCAAGGGCAAGAAGTAA
- a CDS encoding TetR family transcriptional regulator has translation MPTQTFYNLPEEKRQKLLDAIHEEFSRVPFDDVSINQIIRLAGIPRGSFYQYFEDKQDLLQYLMADYRKVFKQHALASLERTGGNLFQMLLDIFDFTHAFVTEEKNNAFFKNLFSDIRVNIDFLHQQADGNTYDDFSAELLPHIDMDSLDIRSKDDFGNMLGILLPLTGEAFARAFFDVSSYEHVRAQYSARLDLLKRGLLKVKEAGT, from the coding sequence ATGCCAACGCAAACTTTCTATAACCTGCCGGAAGAAAAAAGGCAGAAGCTGCTGGATGCCATTCATGAAGAATTTTCCCGCGTGCCTTTCGATGATGTATCCATTAACCAGATCATCAGGCTGGCAGGCATCCCCCGCGGCAGCTTCTACCAATATTTTGAGGACAAGCAAGACCTGCTTCAGTATCTAATGGCCGATTATCGGAAGGTGTTCAAGCAGCATGCTCTGGCAAGCCTTGAACGTACCGGCGGAAATCTATTTCAGATGCTGCTCGACATCTTTGATTTCACACATGCGTTTGTCACCGAAGAAAAGAACAATGCATTTTTTAAAAACCTCTTCTCTGACATTCGCGTAAATATTGATTTCTTGCATCAGCAGGCCGATGGGAATACTTATGATGATTTTTCTGCCGAACTGCTCCCCCATATCGATATGGATTCGCTCGATATCCGCAGCAAAGATGATTTCGGAAACATGCTGGGCATTCTATTGCCACTTACTGGGGAAGCCTTTGCCAGGGCCTTTTTTGACGTATCCAGTTATGAGCATGTCCGCGCACAGTACTCTGCACGGCTGGACCTGTTGAAGCGGGGGCTCCTGAAAGTGAAGGAGGCAGGCACATAA